CGATGCCGACATGGTCGACACCCGACACGCGCCTCACATACTCGATTTGCTCGACAACGTTCGAGATCACCGCTGCGGGCGGAGGCTTCAAAACACGGCGCGCGGTGATCTCCCGACGAATCGCCAGGGTGTCGCGGCCAAGTTGCTTGCGCAGCTCTGCCTGGAACAGCCCGTCTTCATGCGCGTACGCGGCGACCTCGCGCGATACGAATGCGGTCACGAACGGAATCATCACGACACCACCATTTCCCGGCATGCGCCTGAGAATCGCGTCCGGAACATTGCGCTTGTGATTCACGACACCCTGCGCGCCCGAGTGTGAAAAAATTATGGGAGCCGCCGTTACATCGAGGGCGTCGCTCATCGTTGCCGGCGCCACGTGCGACAGGTCGACGAGCATTCCCATGCGGTTCATCTCGCGCACCACTTCCTTGCCGAACTCGGTGAGGCCGCCGTGCTTTGCGGAGTCCTGCGCGGCGTCGGCCCAATCCGTCGTCACATTGTGCGTCAGTGTCATGTATCGTGCGCCAAGGTCGTAGTACATCCGCAATGTGCCGAGTGAATTCTCTATCGCGTGCCCGCCCTCGAGGCCGAGGACCGACCCGATTTTGCCCTCCTTGTGCGCGCGTCTGAGATCGCGCGCGGTGAGTGCCCATGCGAGCCTCTCGGGATATCGCTCGACTATCCGGCGGGCGATGTCGATCTGCTCGAGCTGCACGCGGGCGAATCCTGAGTCTGCAATCTCACCCGGGATGTAGATCGACCAGAATTGTCCGCCGACCATTCCCTGGCGAAGGCGCTCAAGATCAGTGTGACCAGCGGTTCGCTGGCGAAGATCGTAAGCATTGACGTCGCGCGGCGCCGTTCTGCTCTCGCGAATTGCCCACGGAAGATCGTTGTGCCCGTCGATCAGCGGCGTCGTCGAGAGGATGCGCCGCGCGCGGTCGAGATCGGTTTCAGGTTGTCTCGATACCATCGGCATGCAGGCCGTGAGCATCAGGAGCGGCAGTTTCCATCTCATTTGATGAGGATCCGGAACGACAGCGGGCTCTCCGTCGCATGCAGCCGGAGAGCGCACGAATTGCGAAGAAACAAAGTATAACGCGCTGGACGCACCTACTCCATCGCGCTAGAATCCGCGTATGACTGAGCGCGAAGCGGGCACGCTGGATTTTGGAGACCAGGGCTCGCTCGACGCTGCACTCTCCGACATCGCGCACGGACTTCGGGAGTCGGGAATCCTGCGGGTCACGCGCCACGTTCGCGGAATGATCGCGCGCGGCGAGAAGGTGGTGAATCTCACGGTCGGCGATTTCGATCCCCGCTACTTCCCGATTCCGCGAAAGCTCGCCGAGGAGATCCAGGCGGCGGTGGGGCGCGGCGAGACCAATTATCCGACGCCCGAGGGGATGCTGCCGCTGCGGCAGGCGATCTCCGACTATGTGTATCGCACCGCCGGCGTGCGATATCCCATCGAGGCGATTGTCGTGTGCAGCGGAGGCAGGCCGGTTCTCTATGGAGCGTACCGCGCGATCCTGAATCCAGGCGACAAGGTGCTCTACTCAGTTCCGTCATGGCAGAACGACGCGTACTCGTGGCTGACGGGAGCGGAGTCGATCGAAATCGAAGCGTGTCTGGAGACGGGGTTCCAGCCAACGCTGCAGCAGCTTGCGCCGCATCTCTCGAAGGCCACGATGCTGTGCCTCTGCTCTCCGGGAAATCCAACGGGCACGGTGATGACAGCCGAGCAGCTGACGGAAATTCTCGAGGCGGTGGTCGAGGAGAATCGCACACGCGAGGCAGCGGGACGACGTCCGCTCTTCGTGCTGCACGATCAGATGTACGGCGCCCTGGTCACAGAGGGGCAGAAGCACACTTATCCCGCCGCGGCAGTGCCCGAGTCGGCGCGTTACGTGATCTCAGCCGACGGTGTTTCCAAAGCGTACGCGGGGACTGGACTCCGAGTGGGCTGGATGCTCGTGCCCCCGGCGATCGGCGCGCGGATTCGCGATCTCCTTTCACACGCGGGTGCGTGGGCTCCGCGCGCTGAGCAAATGGCCGTGGCGAAATTCCTGAACAATCCCGAGGCGATAGCCGAGTTCCGGGCGGACATGGACGCGCGATTGAGGGAGCGTCTGACGGCCCTGCACGAAGGTTTTGAGGATCTGGAGCGGGACGGCTATCCGGTCGCGTCCATCAATCCTCAGGGCGCGATCTACTTCTCGGCTTGCTTTGCTTTGCACGGTAGCAATTTCGGTGGGAAGCAACTCGAGACGGATGACGATATCCGCGTGCTGCTACTCGAGCAGGCCGGCATTGCTGTCGTTCCTTTCCA
This sequence is a window from Gemmatimonadaceae bacterium. Protein-coding genes within it:
- a CDS encoding aminotransferase class I/II-fold pyridoxal phosphate-dependent enzyme, which codes for MTEREAGTLDFGDQGSLDAALSDIAHGLRESGILRVTRHVRGMIARGEKVVNLTVGDFDPRYFPIPRKLAEEIQAAVGRGETNYPTPEGMLPLRQAISDYVYRTAGVRYPIEAIVVCSGGRPVLYGAYRAILNPGDKVLYSVPSWQNDAYSWLTGAESIEIEACLETGFQPTLQQLAPHLSKATMLCLCSPGNPTGTVMTAEQLTEILEAVVEENRTREAAGRRPLFVLHDQMYGALVTEGQKHTYPAAAVPESARYVISADGVSKAYAGTGLRVGWMLVPPAIGARIRDLLSHAGAWAPRAEQMAVAKFLNNPEAIAEFRADMDARLRERLTALHEGFEDLERDGYPVASINPQGAIYFSACFALHGSNFGGKQLETDDDIRVLLLEQAGIAVVPFQAFGVRGNTGWFRLSVGAVSMEEIRDMFPRIRSLLDQFSRPPVGTREVSVGLR
- a CDS encoding dipeptidase — encoded protein: MRWKLPLLMLTACMPMVSRQPETDLDRARRILSTTPLIDGHNDLPWAIRESRTAPRDVNAYDLRQRTAGHTDLERLRQGMVGGQFWSIYIPGEIADSGFARVQLEQIDIARRIVERYPERLAWALTARDLRRAHKEGKIGSVLGLEGGHAIENSLGTLRMYYDLGARYMTLTHNVTTDWADAAQDSAKHGGLTEFGKEVVREMNRMGMLVDLSHVAPATMSDALDVTAAPIIFSHSGAQGVVNHKRNVPDAILRRMPGNGGVVMIPFVTAFVSREVAAYAHEDGLFQAELRKQLGRDTLAIRREITARRVLKPPPAAVISNVVEQIEYVRRVSGVDHVGIGGDFDGITDVVVGLEDVSKYPALFAELAHRGWSDEDLRKLAGENILRAMERAEQVSANLRSIRGPSTRTIAELDGPPRPARKRRAAR